TGGAATGAAGAATATAAGTCATATAATATTTTGAAATTTTGGAGGTATAAAATAATGGAAAATGAAAAATCAATTAAAGAAGAAATACAAGAGTTTTATTTAAATAGGGGTAAATATAACGAAGAAGAAATTGATTTTGGAAAACGTGAAGGATCAGAATTGTTATAATAAAATGATTTTCTATATTTTAAAAGTTCATTTTTAAATGATTGAATCATCGTATTGTTTTAAAATAAATTGAAATATCAAACATGTTTCATGCGTATAATTAAACAAATAATAATAGAAAAATATAAAATTGAGTGATTTGGTATGAAAAGAATGAGTCATTATGATAACGAAAAAATCATTTTTATTCATTTAACTTTTGTACAAATCATTTATTTTTTATGCTGAAAGCAGAATAAAAAATAAGAGCATAAGGAAATACAATGCCACTAACGTGTCAATCAGCATAGCTGATGTATTTTTCTTACCATTCCTTCGTCATTTGCTCTCACTATAAATGCGGTTATACCAGTATTTATAGTACATTTACATTAGACAAAAATGAATTAAGTAATTTTTATTCTATAAATTAAGAATGGCATTATTAATGTGAACACCAATCCTATAAATAAAGCCTATTTAAAGGGCTTCAGAGACCTTTTTATTTTAATAGAATAAAGAATTTTGAAGTTTTATTCTAATAGAATAAGCCATTTTTGACAAAATGAAATATCAAAAACGAAATTTAAGTAGGTATAGAAAATGAATTTGTGTTATTCATTGATACTTAAAATTAAAAAAAGTTAAAAAGCAATAAAGCAAACCGCAAATTTTTTTATGTTAAATTTTACGTTTTGTAAATTTATAAGGAGCTATTTTGGTATGAAGAATTAGAAGTTTATTCACTAATGATTTTTTTAATTTCTTCTTTTTAAAAATCATTTTTGATATTTGATTATGTGCAAACGTGTTCTAATTTATATAAATTGAGAAAAGAGCAAGGATTCCTTTTTCAGAAATCATTAATTTATGATTTATTTGATTAAGTAAACAAAGCGCTTAATAGATTAATTATTTCTATTAAGCGCTTTGTATTTTAGATATGTATTGTCTCATTTTCATTTAAACGTATCTTTCTTTATGCATTATTGACTGCTTATAAAGGAACATTGGTAGACAAATGAATAATGATAATAAATACTACATTTATTTATAGATCCTTTGCATTTTCATTTTTTTGCGTTTTTAATTCCTGATTTTTAAAGGCTTCTAAAATCTCTGGATGTTTTTCTTTAGCATAAAATACTAACAACGCATCCATAAAATCTATTTTACTGTCTCGTTCTTCTGCTACTAATTCATCAAATAATGGTTTGAAAGTTCTGTGTATTTTAATAGATGTTTTTTCTCTAGTTATTTTTTCTTTCGACATTTAAAATCCTCCTTAAGTATAAAACACTTACAATTTTATTAATGCATCTAAATAAACTGTAATAGTATTTTAGTTAGTTCATCTTTAACTAATTCATTTCAATATTTGCAAAGTTTTTTAATAATATACTCATATTTATTATAAACATTTTGACTTTAGAAAAAGTGGAAATTGTATTATTTTAATCGAAGTAACTATATTATTTTATCATTGAGCTGACATAATTCAACTTATCGGAAGTTAGCTATTATCACATATTCAAAGATGATATAATATAAAAGTCGCCTATCTCTCAGGCGTCAATATAGACGTAGAGAGGAGGTGTAATTATGCTTGATAACTTTGTTCACATCATGACCACAGCAGCGAGTGGTTGTATCGTCGCATTATTTGCGCATTGGCTACGCAATCGCAACGATAAGAAAAAATAGGCGACTATAGTCACACCTAAAAATCC
Above is a window of Staphylococcus hsinchuensis DNA encoding:
- a CDS encoding type I toxin-antitoxin system Fst family toxin, which produces MLDNFVHIMTTAASGCIVALFAHWLRNRNDKKK